TAAATGAGGCTAGTATTTGTTCTAAATGGGTGCACGACCAGGTGAGCATAGCATTTTTAAACACAGTAACAGAACATTTGAAAcctcagaaaagaaaaaaaatcatactaaccattgttaaaatgttttattgttttattgaacatttactataatatatatatatatatatatatatagatactatTGGGGATATACTGAAATACAGCTTGCTTTTAAACAACATGCATATTCAGGCTTGTTATGAAATGGGATTATATACATTGGGAAGGTCTGCTTTCTCTAAACTGTTTTTGGGGTTGCTGGGGACACTTATCTTGCATATTTTGATCTCTTGCAGCTTGCctgtgcttttttaaaatttccttttattTCATCTTGAAAAGTTACTTGGGTTGGCCTTCTTACATTTAAAGGAACCTCAGAGAGCTGCTTCTTCAAGTTTTGGTTCTTTTGCAGATTGGGATGTATGATTAAATACTCATCTGCAATCCTGGCTGCCGCTTCTGGAGTAAGGGCCCTTTGCTTGATCATACGCTGTACATCAGGAGGGCACTGAGTGAGCAGTTGTTCTACTACTATTAGGTTAGTGCACTGTCCAAAAGTCTTGACTGCATATGCCTCCATCCACCTATTATAATGGCAGAGAAGGCTTTGATAAAAAACTGTAAAGGTTTGATCAGCCTGATGCTGGATGGTTCGGAACTTTTTCAAATGGGTCTTGGGTGTGATGGCATAAATTTTCAAGATTTCTGCCTTTACAAAATCATAATCATGCTTGTGTTCTTGTGGCACAGATAAGCAGACATCCAGCACTTTCCCCTTCAGTTTGCGATATAAACATTTCACCCAGCGTGATTTGGGCAAATTCTGAAACATGCACCTGCACTCAAATAAATCCAACAAATCCAAGATGTTTTCATTGTCTGCAACAAAATACTGAAGGAAGTcatctatttttccatctattttgGGTGGTGCACAGCGTTTCTTCAGTTTGGGATGAGCAGCAGTTTTCGGATGTAGCTGCATGCTTTCATCTGCAATTTTGGCAGCCTGATATGGCGTGCAGCCCTCTTGGTTTAGAACCGTTTGCTTAACCTCAGCTGGACACGTTTGAAGCAATTGCTCTAACACTAGAGGCTTATAGCAGTCcttaaatttttttacattagAGGTGTCCATCCATCGCTTATAGCGGTACTGGAGTCTCTGGTAAAAGCTGGTAAAAGATTCTTCTGCATTCCGCACCATATTTCGGAACTTCACACGGTGGATTTCTGGTTCAATATCATAAGGTTTCAGCAAGGCTGCCTTTATTattttgtaatcctggcaggcaTTCATAGGCACATCACAGTAACATCCCATTGCTTTGCTTTTGAGCCTGTCAGGCAGAAAACAGACCCACTCAGGCTCAGGCACATTGTACATGGCACAGAGTTTCTCGAAATTTAGCAGGACCCAATCAGTAAATTCATTTACATCCTGGAACTGAGGGAAATTCTCTTCAGAAAATGGCGGCGATAATGAACCACTCTTACTATAACAAACCTGCATCTGGGCCATCTCCAGCTTAGCTATTCTGTGATGTTGACGATCTTCTATTATTCTTTGGTGCCAATGCTTTTCTGCTTCTATACCCTGCTTTAAGATATCTCTAATTAGCAAAAGAAACCCTTCACTCTGCTGTAATGTGGCCTCATTTCCTAATATGGCTGAGTGCGTGTGGACCAGTTGGTCTATTAAGGCACTCACTTGCGAGAGGGGCCCAATGTCATCAGTCGAATGGGAGTCTAAAGGCAAAGAAGCATTATTTTTGCTGATGGGGCAAGGAGAATTTCTCTGGTCTGTTGACCCTGTAGCTTTGCTTGGGCCTCTCTGCAAAAAAGGATTTTTGTGGCCTGAAGGCAAATTAGTATTATTGCTGGTAATCAAAGGCACATTTGAAAGCAAAGAAGTATATATTCTGTCTGAACTCAACTGGGCATTACAAGCAGCTGTAGGCAAAGAATGCAAACTGGTTACTGTATTACTGATGTTCCCTTCTACATCAGTCTCCTTGCTATCTTTTGGCCTCTCAGAAGGGGACTGTGAATTTACACTGCCTGCAGGTAAATTAACAGCAATGTTGCTTGAAGCCAAAGGTGCATTtatgctgcttggaggcaaaatAAAATTACTGTTGCTTGAAGACAAAGTCACATTTATGACACCTGATAGCAATTGGGCTTTACAGATAGTTGTAGGCGAAAGCTCTTTTGTGAAGGCTGTAGACAAGGAAGGGAGATTGAATATCACATTGAATGCTACATCACTGGCATGGCATTTTACCCCTCTCTCTGCATCTCTCTCAGAAGGAGACTGTGCTGCTTCCCACTTTTTTTCAGCCACTCCCTCTGCGCTGCTGACTGACATCTTTTCTGTGGAGCTGTCGCTGTCTCTGGTGCTCATATTTTGTAACGCTGCTTGCTATATCTAGCAATATCTGGCATGTACAGGCATCTACTGGTTGGCAATTGGGTAAGTTGCTTTGAGAGTCTGTCCGTTAACTCAACTGACTGGACTACATACCCACCCCTACTGGCCAAGAGGTCAAGGGTCACACACTGGTTAGGGAAGGGATGCTTTCCCCCAATAGTTACATCTGTGCAATGTTCTGACAGGGGATAAGAGAAAATAAAGGCCTGATACTGACTGGATAAAGATCCCTTCTGGTTTCCCATGGCCCCATTTGACCAAGGGTGCTATTAGACTGATTGGGCAGGGATGGTCAAAAACAGGTCTAAACAGAAATGAATGTATTTAGTCATTCATATCTGACAACCAACGTTGGTAGCATTTCAGCTGTTCCAAAAGATTACACTTTCATCAGCCTTGGAAACTGTGAACaaaaaggggcagatttctcaaagtGTAAAATGAAAGCGCAAGAATCCcaccactctccattcatttctataggattctACAGGCAAAAGTATCAGTGCGTGAAAGtatggggcagaattatcaaagtgtgaaattagagcttaccacagaaacattcacccactttctattcattcctatggcatttttaaagtgtatttataaaaatatctttcacccattgataaatacactgaaCAGAATTTGAATTAGTGAGGTTTTAGAGTTTTAGTCTAATTTGAATTAactcacaattaaaaaaacatgaatggtttcttatttatttaaaaatctgaatatgaaaaacttgaatacctcgcaTTTATGAGTTTATAAGCTCATATAGAATGAATTGCCAAGGACAGtcaaggacagctcccattgacttctacatgaccttgcaagcttttaaatgCTAAGATATTACACTCAAGTTTGTTTAGCTTAATAATAGTTGATTTGAAGTTATAATTTGAGTTTGTGAGTTATAACACAAAGAAAAGCTGTAGAAATTGCAGTGCGAGTGTTCATAAAGTTTCCCCTAAAcaccatatgtaatataaggcaataagtttgcacaggagcagtaacctatagcaaccattaaaatgtttgtttttaaacaggtgaccagtaaatgctacctgttgattggttgctatgggttacttctcctgggcaaacttattgggCAAACACAAGGTCAAGTAACATGAGTGCAACAAGTAGAAATACAAATAGATGAATAGCTTAAAAGGCCCAATCAAAGCTCTGTTCTCAAGCCAATTGATCTGTAGCACAAGTGTCATCTTATCCAACCATCATGAACAACCTGGACCAAATATATCTGGAAGATTGGGCTCTCAAAATTGTGTAACAATGGTTACTCCCAAAGACTTTAGGCTGATTGGAAACTTATGCAAACGGCATATTTCATTTTATActtaatttttttgtaatgtatatttttatttacagtttcATATTTTCGAcaatccatatttatttttaaaaagcatatttgataaatatgcctctaaaaattgCATAGGGATGAATAGAGAATGACGAAATGTTATTTTTGGCAGAAcgtgtggcagatttatcaaaatgtgagtttagagctcgcTACAGAAAAATTTACTcactttatattcattcctatgggatttttaaatgtgtatttatcaatgggtgaaaggtaaagttcacaatttgataaatacgcttctaaaaatcccataagaataaatTGAAAGTGGGAGAATTGTTccgtagtgagctctaatctaaTATGGATAAAGGGGGTACTGCACTTGTTGAtaggcaggaaacaagttatgttgctgataCATGATTTATTAAGTAAGCAATGAGAATGAGTGATAAGAAATATAGATGTCCTTACAacgggccagtggtcagaggcaggcagaagacgaaacaaatccgtaaagCAGACAgggggtctggactggcagcaaacaaggagggtccagaataacaggcagtggtcaggggcaggctgaagacagggaaaggccgaggtcaataccgggagatccaacagaggtcaggaacaggagttgtagaacagggtaaggtgaacggaatcaggcaggtacgcgggcaggagtcgggcaggaacaggggcaggaatcaaGCAGGAATCACGCAGGAATCAAGCAGTAATCAAGCAGGTAAGGACACTGGATCACAAAAGGgattaatgatcaagcaaccaggggttgcttgtaacaggcttataaagcccgttaattgtctgattgcaaccacctgggctaattaagggaggggaaggtgaacataaacacagaagggaagaggggttaacagaatgtttagggctggatgcccaaggtctccagtggctcagtgaggtagtGCAGAACCTGCCTAAGTCCAGAGTtccagtacaggcaggtcctgacatgtactctaatttcacactttgataaatttgctcctGTGACAGGCTTTATTTaaacttttgataaatctacctccATGTTTTTAATACAATGACCTGTGGCACAAAATGAGCCCCCAACTAAGAGTTTACTCTGCtagctggcatttttttttatttatgtgaaaTTGTACAtgggtgaacctcccctttacaTGTGGAATGAAAGAGAGATGAACTACGGAACTGGGAGGTAAAAGGCTAGGCAGAGCGGCAGTATAGGAAATCTCATGACCACTAGCATGGAAATCTgggtgataaaactacaaatgactcgtaacaaaataattaaaaaaattgtttttattgacaGCTTTGAGTTTTTTATGGTGCTGCCTCAGTCTGAAAGAAGAATCACATGCTAATTTACAAAAGTCATGCTGATATGATCAGAGACCAGTGGTATATAACATGTTAAATAAATACTGTTAATTAGGCAACTCTTAGATAAATTGCTGGTTTCCCGACAACGTTTCTTCTATGCAGCACAAAGCCCTTCCTTTGCTTGTCCATAGGTTTCTGCATTCTGCCCAACCAGGTTCCACTTCTTTCAATTTAACTAAGAAAAGCCAAAATTCCTGCAACTTCATCTTTCATGAAAGTTTGTGGTCTTCATTTTCAAGGTCTGACTAGAGCCTGGAATTctaaaatgaagaagaaaaatatgattattatatatatatataataatgattttttttattatacttaaggtatgaagatccaaaatatggaaagaccccttgtctggaaaagCCTATGtgcccagcattctggataaccgatccTTTGTCTAAATAACTATACATTGAGGTCTATGTGCAtggttttcttattaataaaaataaagcattaaaaataaagcatattaaagttgttttgatttttattaagaaattgtAGATCCTTTTCGGTCAAATGAAAGGTCTGCCATGTCTGCTTTGTTATCTAATAAGACTTTGTCGGAAACATTTATCAGACATTAAACTTCGTTTAATCAGCTGTAAGAGACCTACAACATCTCATTTATTTACACATATTAATTTATTCAGCGGTGAAATGATAGGGctctgggccccctgcaaaaagATCTTCTGGTGGGGCCCAGCATGCACTTCAACCCAACCTGCCTCCCCCTCCTTCACTGGGGTCTAATATTTGGAATGCTTGAGACTTGGTGTTTTCCAGAAGGGGGGTCTTTCCGTGATGTGGAGGACCTATTTCTTATAGAACAAAGAATGGTTACACTTAAATGAAGCTCTGCTGATTTCAGTCATCTGCTTGCCTCTCAGCACTAGC
The genomic region above belongs to Xenopus tropicalis strain Nigerian chromosome 9, UCB_Xtro_10.0, whole genome shotgun sequence and contains:
- the LOC100486021 gene encoding uncharacterized protein LOC100486021, translating into MSTRDSDSSTEKMSVSSAEGVAEKKWEAAQSPSERDAERGVKCHASDVAFNVIFNLPSLSTAFTKELSPTTICKAQLLSGVINVTLSSSNSNFILPPSSINAPLASSNIAVNLPAGSVNSQSPSERPKDSKETDVEGNISNTVTSLHSLPTAACNAQLSSDRIYTSLLSNVPLITSNNTNLPSGHKNPFLQRGPSKATGSTDQRNSPCPISKNNASLPLDSHSTDDIGPLSQVSALIDQLVHTHSAILGNEATLQQSEGFLLLIRDILKQGIEAEKHWHQRIIEDRQHHRIAKLEMAQMQVCYSKSGSLSPPFSEENFPQFQDVNEFTDWVLLNFEKLCAMYNVPEPEWVCFLPDRLKSKAMGCYCDVPMNACQDYKIIKAALLKPYDIEPEIHRVKFRNMVRNAEESFTSFYQRLQYRYKRWMDTSNVKKFKDCYKPLVLEQLLQTCPAEVKQTVLNQEGCTPYQAAKIADESMQLHPKTAAHPKLKKRCAPPKIDGKIDDFLQYFVADNENILDLLDLFECRCMFQNLPKSRWVKCLYRKLKGKVLDVCLSVPQEHKHDYDFVKAEILKIYAITPKTHLKKFRTIQHQADQTFTVFYQSLLCHYNRWMEAYAVKTFGQCTNLIVVEQLLTQCPPDVQRMIKQRALTPEAAARIADEYLIIHPNLQKNQNLKKQLSEVPLNVRRPTQVTFQDEIKGNFKKAQASCKRSKYAR